A single region of the bacterium genome encodes:
- a CDS encoding peptidyl-prolyl cis-trans isomerase, which yields MFSPARAAAVIAAASLLCAAFAPVGPAVAAPAAAAKPEKAAAAAKPGKAAKPEKAAAAAKPGKADAVLATYRGGTVTASEFEAFQRMKLGPGEYEQLWADRAAVRGAIMRQALLEVVGVLATESGLRETAAFRDQMRGHENELLAKLWRAKVRGDVRVTEEELERMVPPQPEEVRVAWASFPDEEEASRYAAALRAGGDFAAAARAVGGAEPARGEAVLSAEAETHFSPATKRVILALAVGEVAGPLEEPIGWYVLKAVGRTSVETQRARRRDELRPQVLAAKREDAEAGAIGTLRAKAKISIDEKALTDPAGAGSGRKVAEVNGEPVVFKQEAQHGFPQHGEMEKLLRKQLDRQVDDLLAAQEGRRLGLERADPGWKPAMDAYALDLLTGLYRDQVYKLYQVDEDEVRDYYNRNPEQFKSPAMVRVRQIVLPSGFLARRYREDLVAGRAVFEELARRESIDRESAVIGGDQGWVRENAIRDELRAYVEALKVGEISVPIPIGDNFYILKLDARSERELLPYEQVKEQARPRALLAKRTAHWQEFFERKRKEAQVTLNDAEIDRLLRPAP from the coding sequence TTGTTCAGTCCGGCGCGGGCCGCGGCGGTGATCGCCGCGGCCTCGTTGCTGTGTGCGGCCTTCGCGCCGGTGGGGCCGGCCGTCGCCGCGCCCGCGGCAGCCGCTAAGCCGGAGAAGGCCGCGGCGGCTGCAAAGCCCGGGAAGGCCGCTAAGCCGGAGAAGGCCGCGGCAGCCGCAAAGCCCGGGAAAGCCGATGCGGTGCTGGCCACGTACCGCGGCGGCACCGTGACGGCGTCCGAGTTCGAAGCCTTCCAGAGGATGAAGCTCGGCCCCGGGGAGTACGAGCAGCTGTGGGCGGACCGCGCCGCGGTGCGCGGTGCGATCATGCGGCAGGCGCTGCTCGAGGTCGTCGGCGTGCTCGCGACCGAGAGCGGCCTGCGCGAGACGGCGGCGTTCAGGGACCAGATGCGAGGCCACGAGAACGAGCTGCTCGCGAAGCTCTGGCGCGCCAAGGTGCGCGGTGACGTCCGGGTGACCGAGGAGGAGCTGGAGCGGATGGTCCCGCCGCAGCCGGAGGAGGTCCGGGTGGCGTGGGCCTCCTTCCCGGACGAGGAGGAGGCGTCCCGCTACGCGGCCGCCCTGCGCGCGGGGGGCGACTTCGCCGCCGCGGCGCGCGCCGTCGGTGGCGCGGAGCCCGCGCGGGGGGAGGCCGTGCTGAGCGCGGAGGCCGAGACCCACTTCTCGCCCGCGACGAAGCGGGTGATCCTCGCGCTGGCCGTCGGCGAGGTCGCGGGGCCGCTGGAGGAGCCGATCGGCTGGTACGTGCTCAAGGCCGTGGGCCGCACCAGCGTCGAGACGCAGCGGGCACGCAGGCGCGACGAGCTGCGGCCGCAGGTGCTGGCGGCCAAGCGCGAGGATGCCGAGGCCGGCGCGATAGGCACGCTGCGGGCGAAGGCGAAGATCTCGATCGACGAGAAGGCGCTGACCGACCCGGCCGGGGCCGGGTCGGGCAGGAAGGTCGCCGAGGTCAACGGCGAGCCGGTCGTCTTCAAGCAGGAGGCGCAGCACGGCTTCCCACAGCACGGCGAGATGGAGAAGCTGCTGCGCAAGCAGCTCGACCGGCAGGTCGACGATCTGCTCGCCGCCCAGGAAGGGCGGCGGCTGGGGCTGGAGCGCGCCGACCCGGGGTGGAAGCCGGCGATGGACGCCTACGCGCTGGACCTGCTCACCGGGCTCTACCGCGACCAGGTCTACAAGCTGTATCAGGTGGACGAGGACGAGGTGCGCGACTACTACAACCGCAATCCGGAGCAGTTCAAGAGCCCGGCGATGGTGCGGGTGCGCCAGATCGTCCTGCCGAGCGGCTTCCTCGCGAGGCGCTACCGCGAGGACCTGGTCGCGGGCCGCGCGGTCTTCGAGGAGCTGGCGCGGCGCGAGTCCATCGACCGCGAGAGCGCGGTGATCGGCGGCGACCAGGGGTGGGTGCGCGAGAACGCCATCCGCGACGAGCTTCGGGCGTACGTCGAGGCGCTGAAGGTCGGGGAGATCTCGGTGCCGATCCCGATCGGCGACAACTTCTACATCCTCAAGCTTGACGCGCGATCGGAGCGGGAGCTGCTCCCCTACGAGCAGGTGAAGGAACAGGCGCGCCCGCGCGCCCTGCTCGCCAAGCGCACCGCCCACTGGCAGGAGTTCTTCGAGCGCAAGCGCAAGGAAGCACAGGTGACGCTCAATGACGCCGAGATCGACCGACTCCTCAGGCCGGCCCCGTAG
- a CDS encoding cytochrome c3 family protein, protein MKKATLVAVMLLAAGLMAMPAQVLALGGPHASFTCNNCHIPHAAGGDRLWIDVPSGTGNWGGNKIGQLCYSCHDGSTVAGVLCSNMGAYIYTGTTAHGPFFGAIPALPDGPAGTAESGETYMNANANLPYTAATNPLIQSGDQAIQCTSCHFVHDNTDGVSPYLRAGTGAAYRGDLCERCHRRGETDTAAEQGDGNSMVYTNATVSLHPVQISAVTATNGARLRTALVPSVAGAPGTPDIGNALTSATTAPTGWLLGAHSADGSTTGVLDCTTCHAVHGDETSQTPGQGNYKLAINNYPATYTSSPLCYGCHQLPVVTTASVGDHPIDTTTGTYVVTFPSDGGPNHGSAVSPWPQGTGTDPTPMCSSCHDAHGGMAANEGTAFTQGNDMRGRLRRQNPPLSPGLVNWCYSCHLNASPNNHHSHKGNLRIADGDDMDSVLDCENCHGGGAGTYAHNQAGGFFATANFGNGNHAASPTWCNYCHNVNPTDLEQPINRAIADTMTNIDGGNHNAGAQPVTPMGHGVDRGEGTHVLGQDGDFRFGAQSVVVTIPMAGAWPAPASNWASGSIDTVADNISRWKSAAAGDMVCESCHNIIGNIGYLAAGGTGKEGWQNNLLLMNYKDDGNGNRGMAAGSGAEVGAAFCMYCHYSATQGTTGPPGTHQITGQVITAAADNVRAITTLVTGSVDGTYADAAGAPNAASYPNNDMMDCDSCHRPHDSAPGGTASATSVDYATGVGGTITKGTDFILEAAEATAGVYSPALCVNCHNY, encoded by the coding sequence ATGAAGAAAGCGACGCTCGTAGCAGTGATGCTGCTCGCGGCCGGCCTCATGGCCATGCCGGCGCAGGTCCTTGCGCTCGGCGGACCGCACGCCAGCTTCACCTGCAACAACTGTCACATCCCGCACGCCGCCGGCGGCGACCGCCTCTGGATCGACGTCCCGAGCGGCACCGGCAACTGGGGCGGCAACAAGATCGGTCAGCTCTGCTACTCCTGCCACGACGGCAGCACCGTTGCCGGCGTCCTGTGCTCCAACATGGGCGCCTACATCTACACCGGCACGACGGCGCACGGCCCGTTCTTCGGCGCCATCCCCGCCCTGCCTGACGGCCCCGCCGGGACGGCCGAGAGCGGCGAGACGTACATGAACGCCAACGCCAACCTGCCGTACACCGCCGCGACCAACCCGCTGATCCAGAGCGGCGACCAGGCCATCCAGTGCACCTCGTGCCACTTCGTGCACGACAACACGGACGGCGTCTCCCCGTACCTGCGCGCCGGCACGGGCGCCGCCTACCGCGGCGACCTCTGCGAGCGCTGCCACCGCCGCGGCGAGACCGACACCGCCGCCGAGCAGGGCGACGGCAACTCGATGGTCTACACCAACGCCACGGTCTCCCTCCACCCCGTCCAGATCTCCGCCGTGACGGCGACCAACGGCGCGCGCCTGCGCACTGCCCTCGTCCCCTCGGTTGCCGGCGCCCCGGGCACCCCGGACATCGGCAACGCGCTGACCTCGGCCACCACGGCTCCGACCGGCTGGCTCCTCGGCGCCCACTCCGCCGACGGGTCGACGACGGGCGTCCTCGACTGCACCACCTGCCACGCCGTCCACGGTGACGAGACCTCCCAGACGCCGGGCCAGGGCAACTACAAGCTGGCCATCAACAACTACCCGGCCACCTACACCAGCTCGCCCCTCTGCTACGGCTGCCACCAGCTTCCGGTCGTGACCACCGCGTCGGTGGGCGACCACCCGATCGACACGACCACGGGCACCTACGTTGTGACCTTCCCCAGCGACGGCGGCCCGAACCACGGTTCCGCGGTCAGCCCCTGGCCGCAGGGGACCGGCACGGATCCGACCCCGATGTGCTCGAGCTGCCACGACGCCCACGGCGGTATGGCTGCCAACGAGGGGACGGCGTTCACGCAGGGCAACGACATGCGCGGCCGCCTGCGCCGCCAGAACCCCCCCCTCTCCCCCGGCCTCGTCAACTGGTGCTACTCCTGCCACCTGAACGCCTCGCCGAACAACCACCACTCCCACAAGGGGAACCTGCGCATCGCCGACGGCGACGACATGGACTCCGTGCTCGACTGCGAGAACTGCCACGGCGGCGGCGCCGGGACGTACGCGCACAACCAGGCGGGCGGCTTCTTCGCCACCGCGAACTTCGGCAACGGCAACCACGCCGCCAGCCCGACGTGGTGCAACTACTGCCACAACGTGAACCCGACCGATCTGGAGCAGCCGATCAACCGCGCGATCGCGGACACGATGACCAACATCGACGGCGGCAACCACAACGCCGGCGCCCAGCCGGTGACCCCGATGGGCCACGGCGTGGACCGCGGCGAGGGCACGCACGTCCTCGGTCAGGACGGCGACTTCCGGTTCGGCGCGCAGAGCGTCGTCGTGACGATCCCGATGGCTGGGGCGTGGCCGGCCCCGGCGTCGAACTGGGCGTCCGGCTCGATCGACACCGTCGCGGACAACATCTCGCGCTGGAAGTCGGCCGCTGCCGGCGACATGGTCTGCGAGTCCTGCCACAACATCATCGGCAACATCGGCTATCTCGCTGCCGGTGGCACGGGCAAGGAAGGGTGGCAGAACAACCTGCTGCTCATGAACTACAAGGACGACGGCAACGGCAACCGCGGCATGGCCGCGGGCAGCGGCGCCGAAGTCGGCGCGGCCTTCTGCATGTACTGCCACTACAGCGCCACCCAGGGCACCACCGGACCTCCGGGGACGCACCAGATCACGGGCCAGGTCATCACGGCGGCCGCCGACAACGTGCGCGCCATCACGACCCTGGTCACGGGCTCTGTGGACGGCACGTACGCCGACGCCGCGGGCGCCCCGAATGCCGCGTCCTACCCGAACAACGACATGATGGACTGCGATTCCTGCCACCGGCCGCACGACTCGGCTCCGGGCGGCACCGCGTCCGCGACGTCGGTGGACTACGCGACCGGCGTGGGCGGCACCATCACGAAGGGCACGGACTTCATCCTCGAGGCGGCGGAGGCCACTGCCGGCGTGTACTCGCCGGCCCTCTGCGTCAACTGCCACAACTACTAA
- a CDS encoding redoxin domain-containing protein produces the protein MRTWKTAVACAAALALLAATSASAETKAAAPAAKPAAAPAAPAAPAAPAKKVKPWEIGQPAIDFTIKNFETKADFTLSTQLKKQKLLFVWLSSSCSSCLAEITELKTAQTEGKLKDVGVYVVSIDFKEDNLQSYNEGFVHQDFTMLHDPKFASALKYGFRSTPSTLLIDKEGNIAFKATGFEPGEVKNTIEAIAKAK, from the coding sequence ATGCGCACCTGGAAGACAGCCGTTGCATGCGCCGCCGCCCTGGCGCTGCTCGCTGCGACGTCCGCCTCGGCCGAGACCAAGGCCGCCGCCCCGGCGGCGAAGCCGGCCGCCGCGCCGGCCGCACCCGCCGCACCCGCCGCACCCGCAAAGAAGGTGAAGCCCTGGGAGATCGGCCAGCCGGCGATCGACTTCACCATCAAGAACTTCGAGACCAAGGCGGACTTCACGCTCTCCACCCAGCTCAAGAAGCAGAAGCTGCTCTTCGTCTGGCTCTCGTCGAGCTGCTCGTCGTGCCTCGCCGAGATCACCGAGCTCAAGACGGCCCAGACCGAGGGCAAGCTCAAGGACGTGGGCGTGTACGTCGTGAGCATCGACTTCAAGGAAGACAACCTGCAGAGCTACAACGAAGGCTTCGTCCACCAGGATTTCACCATGCTGCACGACCCGAAGTTCGCGTCGGCACTCAAGTACGGCTTCCGCTCGACCCCCTCGACGCTGCTCATCGACAAGGAGGGGAACATCGCCTTCAAGGCCACCGGCTTCGAGCCCGGCGAGGTTAAGAACACCATCGAGGCGATCGCCAAGGCGAAGTAA